A genomic window from Silene latifolia isolate original U9 population chromosome 11, ASM4854445v1, whole genome shotgun sequence includes:
- the LOC141614306 gene encoding uncharacterized protein LOC141614306 produces MAKIKSIFCRNVLWKGEASSHSNALVSWKHICLPKEQGGLGVCDFRRWNVAVVGTYVWWMMDKKDHLWVKWVHCTYLKGLPWIEYKPPKGSSWAWKRICRVKDILLPGYVHHDWLEKDATYSISKGYKWLGSEANTVTWHSQVRVSAGIPKHQFISWLFVQDRLLTMDRLHKLFQCSDTACVLCRVADENHEHLFFLCP; encoded by the coding sequence ATGGCAAAGATAAAGAGCATTTTTTGCAGGAACGTTTTATGGAAAGGAGAGGCTAGTTCCCACTCTAATGCTCTGGTGTCTTGGAAGCACATCTGTTTACCTAAAGAGCAAGGGGGTCTGGGAGTGTGTGATTTCAGAAGGTGGAATGTGGCTGTAGTGGGCACATATGTATGGTGGATGATGGATAAGAAAGACCATCTCTGGGTTAAGTGGGTGCATTGTACCTATTTAAAAGGATTGCCCTGGATTGAGTACAAACCACCTAAAGGTAGCAGTTGGGCTTGGAAAAGAATTTGTAGAGTAAAGGACATTCTTCTACCTGGATATGTACATCATGACTGGTTAGAAAAAGATGCAACTTATTCGATTTCTAAAGGTTATAAGTGGCTTGGTAGTGAGGCAAATACTGTGACCTGGCATAGTCAAGTGCGGGTCTCTGCTGGTATCCCTAAACATCAGTTCATTAGCTGGCTATTTGTACAAGATCGTCTTCTAACCATGGATAGACTTCACAAGTTGTTTCAGTGCAGTGATACAGCTTGTGTATTGTGTAGAGTTGCTGATGAAAACCATGAGCATTTGTTCTTCTTATGTCCTTAA